The Winogradskyella schleiferi genome has a window encoding:
- the aceB gene encoding malate synthase A: METMTQQKMKFAPEVTNFYPKLLTEEALKFLSALQEKFNAPRLELLKRREKEQIFFDNGGFPSFPTETKAIRESEWQAAKIPQDLLDRRVEITGPVDRKMVINALNSGAKTFMADFEDSNAPSWKNNLEGQQNLKEANDGTIELIDEARGKHYKLKGKTAVLLVRPRGLHLNERHLLLNGQEMSGSLFDFGLYVYHNSETLINKNSAPYFYLPKLEHYLEARWWNSVFEFAQDYLEIPNGTFKTTLLIETITASFQLDEFIYELKEHIVGLNCGRWDYIFSYIKKFRNHNGFIVPNRDQVTMATPFMAAYSNLVIQRCHNRGIHAMGGMAAQIPIKNNPEANKAALEKVRVDKEREAKNGHDGTWVAHPALVEVAMKEFDKYMPELNQIFNKREDVTITETDLVELPQGTITEKGIRKNINVGILYLEAWLRGFGAVALYNLMEDAATAEISRTQVWQWLKNESFLDDGRIFNKNLFDELFDDEVEKIISEIGEGKMINTKFPVAISLFNRLVTQKEFEEFLTLSAYQYI, from the coding sequence ATGGAAACAATGACACAACAGAAAATGAAATTCGCGCCAGAGGTGACCAATTTCTACCCAAAACTTTTAACTGAGGAAGCATTGAAGTTTCTTTCAGCATTACAGGAGAAGTTTAACGCACCTCGTTTAGAGCTGTTAAAGCGCCGTGAAAAAGAACAAATATTTTTTGATAATGGTGGCTTTCCATCGTTTCCAACAGAAACAAAAGCAATTCGTGAATCCGAATGGCAAGCAGCAAAAATTCCGCAAGATTTATTAGATCGTCGCGTGGAAATAACAGGGCCAGTAGATCGAAAAATGGTCATTAATGCTTTGAACTCTGGCGCTAAAACATTTATGGCAGATTTTGAGGATAGTAACGCGCCAAGTTGGAAAAATAACTTGGAAGGCCAGCAGAATCTAAAAGAGGCTAATGACGGAACTATTGAACTAATAGATGAAGCCCGTGGAAAGCATTACAAACTCAAGGGTAAAACCGCTGTATTGTTAGTGCGGCCAAGGGGTCTACATCTTAATGAACGTCATCTATTACTTAATGGACAAGAAATGTCAGGGAGTTTATTCGATTTTGGATTATATGTGTATCATAACAGCGAAACCTTAATAAACAAAAACTCTGCGCCCTATTTTTATTTGCCAAAATTAGAACACTATTTGGAAGCGCGATGGTGGAATAGCGTTTTTGAGTTTGCGCAAGATTATTTAGAAATTCCCAATGGCACTTTTAAGACCACCTTACTAATAGAAACGATTACAGCAAGTTTTCAATTGGATGAATTTATTTATGAGCTTAAAGAGCATATCGTTGGTCTAAACTGTGGCCGATGGGATTATATCTTTTCGTACATCAAAAAATTTAGGAATCACAACGGATTTATCGTTCCAAATCGCGATCAAGTGACCATGGCAACACCGTTCATGGCAGCATATTCCAATCTCGTTATTCAGCGTTGTCACAACCGTGGTATACATGCTATGGGTGGAATGGCGGCACAAATTCCCATTAAGAATAATCCGGAAGCTAACAAAGCGGCGCTTGAAAAAGTGAGGGTAGATAAGGAACGTGAAGCCAAAAATGGTCATGATGGAACTTGGGTCGCTCATCCGGCTTTAGTTGAAGTGGCAATGAAAGAATTTGATAAATACATGCCAGAACTCAATCAGATTTTTAATAAGCGTGAAGATGTTACAATTACTGAAACCGATTTGGTAGAACTACCACAAGGCACTATTACAGAAAAGGGTATTAGAAAAAATATCAACGTCGGAATTTTATATCTCGAAGCTTGGCTAAGAGGTTTTGGGGCAGTTGCACTATATAACTTAATGGAAGATGCTGCAACAGCAGAAATCTCTAGAACCCAAGTGTGGCAATGGTTGAAAAATGAATCTTTTCTCGATGATGGAAGAATCTTTAATAAGAATTTATTCGATGAGCTTTTTGATGATGAGGTTGAGAAAATTATTAGTGAAATAGGAGAAGGGAAAATGATAAACACCAAATTTCCAGTGGCGATATCATTATTTAATCGATTGGTCACCCAAAAAGAGTTTGAAGAATTTCTAACACTTTCAGCATATCAATATATTTAA